Proteins encoded in a region of the Halostella limicola genome:
- a CDS encoding diacylglycerol/polyprenol kinase family protein, with protein MANEVARRLVHASGAVIPLAYIFVDAVTWTDVRWVLIGGTVVTILLEAMRLFAGLEWVVYDKLTREYEQDNVAGYALYVFGGTLVGLVFEPRIAVPAILMLTLGDPVSGLLGSGELRTIKRWPVLLAMFGTCFLLAYPFLPVHAAALAALAATLADGVKPVVATYVIDDNITIPIAAAVAAFLVL; from the coding sequence ATGGCGAACGAAGTCGCGCGCCGACTCGTCCACGCCAGCGGGGCGGTGATACCGCTCGCGTACATCTTCGTCGACGCCGTCACGTGGACGGACGTCCGGTGGGTGCTCATCGGGGGCACCGTCGTGACGATACTGCTCGAAGCGATGCGGCTGTTCGCCGGCCTGGAGTGGGTCGTGTACGACAAGCTCACCCGGGAGTACGAACAGGACAACGTCGCTGGCTACGCGCTGTACGTCTTCGGCGGCACCCTCGTCGGACTGGTGTTCGAACCGCGGATCGCCGTGCCGGCGATCCTGATGCTGACGCTCGGCGACCCGGTCAGCGGCCTGCTCGGCTCCGGCGAGCTGCGGACGATCAAGCGGTGGCCGGTGCTGCTGGCGATGTTCGGCACCTGCTTCCTGCTCGCGTACCCGTTCCTACCGGTCCACGCCGCGGCGCTGGCCGCGCTCGCGGCGACGCTGGCAGACGGCGTCAAACCGGTCGTCGCGACGTACGTCATCGACGACAACATCACGATCCCCATCGCGGCGGCGGTGGCGGCGTTTCTCGTCCTCTGA
- a CDS encoding cation:proton antiporter — protein MAATSLLEVGIMLAAIAIGGSVASRLGQSVIPFYVVTGILVGPEALGRLTALHVSSGEFVEVLAELGIVFLLFFLGLEFSLDRLLANRQRITAAGTVDLLINFPVGVLIGLALGWSLTEAMFLGGIVYISSSAVITKSLIDLGWIANDESDPMLGTLVFEDLAIAVYLTLMSAVVLDSGDLADVLTDLVVAMGFLLALLAVAHYGTSLVERLVAAETQELRLLRSAAVTVLAGGIALELGVSEAVAAFFVGMAVGSTSDSDAVEHLLMPIRDLFAAVFFFWIGLETDPAALVATAGLLALLVALTTPTKLVSGYLGGRSYDLDARRSFRVGAGMVTRGEFSLVIATLAAAGGTEVLRDTIPSVTVGYVLVMSVLGTTLMQYSDAVWDRLPAP, from the coding sequence ATGGCCGCCACGTCACTGCTGGAAGTGGGGATCATGCTGGCGGCCATCGCCATCGGCGGCTCCGTCGCTTCGCGGCTGGGCCAGTCGGTGATCCCCTTCTACGTCGTCACGGGCATCCTCGTCGGCCCCGAGGCGCTGGGTCGGCTCACCGCCTTGCACGTCAGCAGCGGCGAGTTCGTCGAGGTGCTGGCCGAACTCGGCATCGTCTTCCTCCTCTTTTTCCTCGGTCTGGAGTTCAGCCTGGACCGCCTGCTCGCGAACCGCCAGCGGATCACCGCCGCCGGGACGGTCGACCTCCTGATCAACTTCCCCGTCGGCGTCCTGATCGGCCTCGCGCTGGGGTGGTCGCTCACCGAGGCGATGTTCCTCGGCGGCATCGTCTACATCTCCTCCTCGGCGGTCATCACGAAGTCGCTCATCGACCTGGGGTGGATCGCCAACGACGAGAGCGACCCGATGCTCGGCACCCTCGTCTTCGAGGACCTCGCCATCGCCGTCTACCTCACGCTGATGTCCGCCGTCGTCCTCGACAGCGGCGACCTGGCTGACGTCCTCACCGACCTCGTCGTGGCGATGGGCTTCCTGCTCGCCCTCCTCGCCGTCGCCCACTACGGAACGTCGCTCGTCGAGCGCCTCGTCGCCGCCGAGACCCAGGAGCTCAGACTCCTGCGCTCGGCGGCCGTCACGGTCCTCGCGGGCGGTATCGCGCTCGAACTCGGCGTCAGCGAGGCCGTCGCCGCCTTCTTCGTCGGCATGGCCGTCGGGAGCACGTCGGACAGCGACGCGGTCGAGCACCTGCTGATGCCGATCCGGGACCTGTTCGCGGCCGTCTTCTTCTTCTGGATCGGTCTGGAGACGGACCCCGCCGCGCTCGTCGCCACCGCCGGCCTGCTCGCGCTCCTGGTCGCCCTGACGACGCCGACGAAACTCGTCAGCGGCTACCTCGGCGGCCGGTCGTACGACCTGGACGCCCGCCGGTCGTTCCGCGTCGGCGCGGGCATGGTCACCCGCGGCGAGTTCTCGCTGGTCATCGCCACGCTCGCCGCCGCGGGCGGGACGGAGGTGCTCCGCGACACGATCCCGTCGGTCACCGTCGGCTACGTGCTGGTGATGAGCGTCCTCGGGACGACGCTGATGCAGTACTCGGACGCGGTGTGGGACCGCCTCCCCGCGCCGTAG
- a CDS encoding cation:proton antiporter regulatory subunit, whose amino-acid sequence MAVYESDLPGVGKKFEIDLNDESQLVVVIHNTGKRELFLRPEPNADSEKLFELSDKLARQVGTIMEGAYFQPIQTDTIETVISEDSLIEWVKLTDDSPVAGRTLRDARIRQETGASIIAVQRGDETITNPAPDTELRPDDTLVAVGSREEHDELQAYVTG is encoded by the coding sequence GGTCTACGAGTCCGACCTACCGGGCGTCGGGAAGAAGTTCGAGATAGACCTGAACGACGAGTCGCAACTCGTCGTCGTCATCCACAACACCGGGAAGCGGGAGCTGTTTCTCCGGCCGGAGCCGAACGCGGACTCGGAGAAACTGTTCGAGCTGTCGGACAAGCTCGCCCGGCAGGTCGGCACGATCATGGAGGGCGCGTACTTTCAGCCCATCCAGACCGACACCATCGAGACGGTCATCTCCGAGGACTCGCTGATAGAGTGGGTGAAACTGACCGACGACTCCCCCGTCGCCGGCCGGACGCTCCGCGACGCGCGGATCCGACAGGAGACCGGTGCGTCGATCATCGCCGTCCAGCGCGGCGACGAGACGATCACTAACCCCGCGCCCGACACGGAGCTCCGGCCCGACGACACCCTCGTCGCGGTCGGCTCCCGAGAAGAACACGACGAACTGCAGGCGTACGTCACCGGGTAG